In Nicotiana tabacum cultivar K326 chromosome 17, ASM71507v2, whole genome shotgun sequence, one DNA window encodes the following:
- the LOC107821722 gene encoding GATA transcription factor 5, with amino-acid sequence MLYRTQHHSFFSPFNPFTFSSSLSPHPFPPSSSSSPSPLSHSPSDQGMDCVEGALKSSFMSEAALKTTHQQAYGDDLWANGNGQNVVSGDDFFVDDLLDFSNGFVEEQGEEEKGEDNAVHKICSVSVSVSPQKQLEDKEAEKENGTVFPPAKEDFDSLPGSELIVPADDLDSLEWLSHFVEDSFSEYSLTYPAGKLPVKPVVNQLEDGEIPVQEKSCFTTPVQTKARTKRGRTSVRIWPVGSGSLSESSSSSSSSSSTTSLSSSPSNWVLYQIPVHTAESPGKPLAKKPKRKPAVQGGNGPQQPRRCSHCGVQKTPQWRAGPMGAKTLCNACGVRYKSGRLLPEYRPACSPTFSTELHSNNHRKVLEMRRKKEFEESGSDQPVQSF; translated from the exons ATGCTTTACCGAACTCAACACCACTCTTTTTTCTCCCCTTTCAACCCTTTTACCTTCTCTTCTTCCCTATCTCCTCATCCTTTTCCTccgtcttcttcttcctctccttcACCTCTTTCTCATTCGCCTTCTGACCAG GGAATGGACTGTGTGGAAGGGGCGTTGAAAAGCAGTTTTATGTCTGAGGCAGCGTTGAAAACGACCCACCAACAAGCCTATGGGGATGACTTGTGGGCCAACGGCAACGGTCAAAATGTTGTCTCCGGCGACGATTTCTTCGTTGACGACCTCCTTGACTTTTCCAATGGCTTCGTTGAAGAgcaaggagaagaagaaaagggagaAGATAACGCTGTTCACAAAATTTGTTCGGTTTCAGTTTCTGTTTCGCCCCAAAAACAACTTGAGGACAAAGAAGCTGAGAAGGAAAACGGCACCGTTTTCCCCCCTGCAAAAGAAGATTTTGATTCTCTTCCTGGGAGTGAACTCATTGTTCCG GCGGATGACTTGGATAGCCTTGAATGGCTGTCTCATTTTGTTGAAGACTCGTTTTCTGAATACTCACTCACTtatcctgccggaaaactaccgGTCAAGCCGGTCGTGAACCAGTTGGAGGACGGTGAAATTCCGGTTCAAGAGAAGTCATGTTTCACCACTCCGGTTCAAACCAAAGCCAGAACCAAGCGTGGGAGGACTAGCGTTCGAATTTGGCCAGTCGGTTCAGGTTCATTGAGCGAGTCATCTTCCTCTTCATCTTCGTCTTCCTCCACCACATCCTTGTCCTCATCTCCTTCCAATTGGGTCCTTTACCAAATTCCGGTTCACACTGCTGAGTCACCAGGTAAACCTCTAGCTAAGAAACCGAAGAGGAAACCGGCGGTTCAAGGTGGAAATGGGCCTCAGCAACCGCGGCGGTGCAGCCATTGTGGGGTTCAGAAAACTCCACAGTGGCGGGCCGGTCCAATGGGTGCGAAAACGCTTTGTAACGCTTGTGGGGTTCGCTACAAGTCTGGTCGGCTGCTTCCTGAATATCGGCCGGCTTGCAGCCCAACGTTTTCAACCGAGTTGCACTCGAACAACCACCGGAAAGTTTTGGAGATGCGGCGGAAGAAGGAATTTGAAGAAAGCGGTTCAGATCAGCCGGTTCAGAGTTTTTGA